In Nicotiana tabacum cultivar K326 chromosome 2, ASM71507v2, whole genome shotgun sequence, the following proteins share a genomic window:
- the LOC142167942 gene encoding uncharacterized protein LOC142167942, translating into MATDGDNGLTYEPPPQQVSHGKDCEGSSSDCLNVRVDLTEAGLAALNRRIEVVEGNFCSLESTALEELGDVKETLDHLIDEHKDRLTNLELKLTEDVSALHGKVEALRQQLEAAKLVGGTSHVTVRETKVEVPKLKEFRGERNAQDVENFIWKMEDYFEHLNIFDEAAKIRAATMYLADTAILWWRRKKAEMEKAERQVRNVDEAIAVAESLNDFSLEATKAKDTKGKTTKPSGARGHRDKGKQATATGRDFKGESNSASHWCDRYNERKNANGPRNGYYLCKDPSHGYKDCPSLGKLGALIVAERRQAEGGTPADAQVGDAVQQRPSVAHLGNMMLGAVLAKEPSLKQVSREKPDLAQMSHTLLGVVMSKDPRLREKGSLFVDAKLNGQSIRIMVGIDATHNFVTEAKAKSLGLVFGPISSMLKIVNADLTNVNGVARNVQLNLGAWQGSVSFFVAPMDVFDLVLGLDYWDEIMAFISPSLNQIYIWDPRGPCVVPTVRVPQVVSQLSAIQIVKGFKMGEATFLVVVAEIKEDRVDETLTPCMQQVLDANKDIMPEDLPKRHARPSKAPFGAPVLFQKKQDGTLRYQVRIAEGGKPKTTCVTRYRDFEWLARWQDFLTEFDYSLEYKSGKANVVADALSRKAVLVPIISTASSNILDAIKQGMQHDPVTKQLLDLASQGKTKKFWVEDGLLYTTGRRISVPKWGNLRRIDQRRARHPGQKRTLALLESSYYWPHIRDDIEVYIRTRLVCQQDRVEHKVSGGLLEPLPVEEKPWDSVTMDFIACLPNSEGFGIIMVVVDHFSKYATFTATTANCKAKETARLFLRDVVKHWGITKYIISDCDPRFTGAFWRELFSLLGSELHFSTSFYPQTDGQTERVNALLELYLRHFVSANQKDYAKLLDTAHFSFNLQHSESTGRSPFELATGQQPNTP; encoded by the exons ATGGCAACCGATGGAGATAAT GGGCTGACTTACGAGCCACCCCCACAACAGGTTAGCCATGGCAAGGATTGTGAGGGTTCTTCTTCAGATTGTTTAAACGTACGAGTAGACCTCACCGAGGCTGGTTTAGCTGCTTTAAACCGGCGCATTGAAGTTGTTGAAGGCAACTTCTGCTCGCTTGAGTCTACTGCTCTAGAGGAGCTGGGAGACGTCAAGGAAACTTTAGATCACTTGATCGATGAGCATAAGGATAGACTGACCAACCTTGAGCTTAAGCTGACTGAGGATGTATCAGCATTGCACGGGAAAGTTGAAGCCCTAAGGCAACAACTGGAGGCAGCAAAGCTTGTTGGTGGCACTAGTCATGTGACAGTGCGGGAGACCAAGGTCGAGGTCCCTAAACTCAAAGAGTTTAGAGGCGAAAGGAACGCTCAAGATGTAGAAAACTTCATTTGGAAGATGGAGGACTACTTTGAGCACCTCAACATCTTCGATGAGGCTGCCAAGATCCGGGCAGCAACGATGTATCTAGCCGACACCGCTATACTGTGGTGGCGAAGGAAGAAAGCCGAGATGGAGAAAG CAGAGCGTCAAGTCAGAAACGTTGATGAAGCTATCGCTGTGGCTGAGTCCTTGAATGATTTTAGTTTAGAAGCCACGAAAGCAAAGGACACCAAGGGCAAGACCACTAAACCTAGTGGGGCCCGTGGACATCGTGACAAAGGCAAGCAAGCTACTGCCACGGGTCGTGATTTCAAAGGAGAAAGCAACAGTGCTTCTCACTGGTGCGATAGGTATAACGAAAGAAAGAATGCAAATGGTCCTCGTAATGGCTATTATCTTTGCAAGGACCCTAGTCATGGTTACAAAGATTGTCCTTCTTTGGGAAAACTTGGTGCTTTAATTGTAGCTGAAAGGAGGCAAGCCGAAGGCGGAACCCCAGCTGATGCACAAGTTGGAGATGCAGTTCAACAAAGACCAAGCGTGGCTCATCTTGGCAACATGATGCTTGGGGCGGTGCTGGCCAAAGAACCTTCTTTGAAGCAGGTTTCTCGGGAGAAGCCTGACCTTGCTCAAATGAGTCATACATTACTTGGTGTTGTGATGAGCAAGGATCCTCGATTGAGGGAGAAAGGATCCTTATTTGTGGATGCAAAGTTGAACGGACAGTCTATTCGTATAATGGTGGGCATCGACGCGACACACAACTTTGTGACTGAAGCCAAGGCTAAGTCACTTGGCCTTGTGTTTGGTCCCATCAGTTCCATGCTGAAAATAGTCAATGCCGACCTTACCAACGTGAATGGAGTTGCCCGCAATGTGCAGCTCAACTTAGGGGCTTGGCAGGGGAGCGTAAGTTTCTTTGTCGCCCCCATGGATGTGTTTGATCTTGTGCTGGGTTTGGACTATTGGGATGAAATTATGGCCTTCATTTCCCCTAGCCTTAACCAAATTTATATTTGGGATCCGAGGGGTCCTTGTGTGGTACCAACAGTTCGGGTGCCGCAAGTTGTCAGCCAATTGTCCGCGATACAAATTGTGAAGGGCTTCAAGATGGGTGAAGCCACATTTCTAGTTGTTGTAGCAGAGATTAAAGAGGACAGGGTTGACGAAACCTTGACCCCATGTATGCAGCAGGTTCTTGATGCGAACAAGGACATCATGCCCGAAGACCTTCCCAAAC GACATGCCAGACCGTCGAAGGCACCATTTGGAGCTCCTGTCTTGTTCCAGAAGAAGCAAGACGGGACACTGCGATATCAAGTTCGTATAGCTGAAGGGGGCAAGCCCAAGACAACGTGTGTGACCCGTTATAGGGATTTTGAATGGTTG GCACGATGGCAGGACTTTTTGACCGAGTTTGATTATTCCTTGGAGTACAAAtcggggaaagctaatgttgtcgCCGACGCGTTGAGTCGGAAGGCAGTGTTAGTACCAATTATTAGCACAGCCAGCAGTAATATTCTTGATGCAATCAAGCAAGGGATGCAGCATGATCCAGTGACGAAGCAACTTCTTGACTTGGCCAGCCAAGGCAAGACAAAGAAGTTTTGGGTGGAAGATGGGCTTCTTTATACCACCGGCAGGCGTATCTCCGTGCCTAAGTGGGGAAACCTTAGGCGCATTGATCAAAGAAGGGCACGACATCCGGGCCAAAAACGCACCTTGGCACTGTTAGAATCATCATACTATTGGCCGCACATAAGGGATGATATAGAAGTATACATCCGAACGCGTCTGGTATGCCAACAAGACAGAGTTGAGCACAAGGTATCAGGAGGCTTACTAGAGCCTTTACCGGTGGAAGAAAAGCCATGGGATAGCGTCACCATGGACTTCATTGCGTGCCTGCCAAACTCAGAAGGCTTTGGCATAATCATGGTAGTGGTCGATCATTTTTCAAAATATGCTACTTTTACTGCCACCACCGCCAACTGCAAAGCTAAAGAGACAGCACGTTTGTTCCTACGGGACGTTGTAAAGCATTGGggaatcacaaaatatataataagCGATTGTGATCCCCGTTTTACCGGTGCTTTTTGGAGGGAATTGTTTAGCCTGTTAGGGTCGGAGTTGCACTTCTCCACCAgtttttaccctcagacggatggcCAAACAGAAAGGGTCAATGCGCTCTTGGAGCTATATTTGAGGCACTTTGTGAGTGCAAATCAAAAGGACTATGCAAAGTTACTTGACACTGCCCATTTCTCCTTTAATTTGCAGCATAGTGAATCCACAGGGAGGAGCCCTTTTGAGCTTGCAACGGGACAGCAGCCGAACACACCTTAA
- the LOC107815104 gene encoding uncharacterized protein LOC107815104: MESKDGVGEIDRLERGLLVEHVSDEEEEEAVVYTASFEEAEDNFVKYQTARWVLYSLLLILAWGIGLIMLLYLPLRRYILRKDIRSRKLYLTPNAIVYKVTKPVPFPCFGDLKKEKYVLLPSVADIIVEQGYLQSLCGVYSVRIENVGVRRSPSDDLQIQGIANPLDFRKAVLTRLSNLRSEAFSRQASAVDNTLNLRIGYSSAASMSPSRSIRHDSLSHSGDLAVLHKLEEVGSSVKRVQNLIEEHHLQTPEHAA; encoded by the exons ATGGAATCGAAAGATGGAGTTGGAGAAATAGACCGGTTAGAGAGGGGTTTGTTAGTGGAGCATGTctcagacgaagaagaagaagaagcagttgtttatacggcgtcgtttgaagaAGCTGAAGATAATTTCGTAAAATATCAAACAGCTCGATGGGTATTGTATTCACTGCTGCTAATATTGGCTTGGGGAATAGGGCTAATCATGTTGCTTTACTTGCCCCTTCGGAGGTATATTTTGCGCAAAGATATCCGCTCCAGGAAACTTTATCTCACTCCCAATGCCATTGTTTACAAA GTAACAAAACCAGTTCCATTTCCTtgttttggggatttgaaaaaggagaaatatGTTCTATTGCCATCAGTTGCTGACATTATAGTTGAACAAG GTTATTTACAGTCCCTATGTGGGGTCTATTCGGTGAGAATTGAAAATGTTGGTGTGAGAAGGTCCCCAAGTGATGATCTCCAAATCCAAGGAATTGCAAATCCTCTTGATTTCAGGAAG GCTGTTCTAACGCGACTATCAAATCTTAGAAGTGAGGCATTCTCTAGACAAGCTTCAGCTGTTGATAATACTTTGAATTTGAGAATTGGTTATTCCTCTGCTGCTTCG ATGTCCCCATCCAGATCCATCAGACATGATTCTTTATCTCATTCGGGAGACCTCGCTGTATTACATAAGCTGGAAGAAGTTGGAAGTTCCGTGAAG AGGGTTCAAAATCTGATTGAAGAACACCACCTTCAAACACCAGAACATGCGGCTTAA
- the LOC107815106 gene encoding 3-oxoacyl-[acyl-carrier-protein] synthase II, chloroplastic-like, with protein MASSTVSSWVMGSTCMSVVEREHDKHSLFGISSKSKCKWASQTRTRVLPKSTSTAQTGEVMAIAAQPAMEVALKKKPLTKERRVVVTGMGVETPLGHDPHEFYENLLQGVSGISEIEAFDCSQYPTRIAGEIKSFSTDGWVAPKLSKRMDKFMLYMLTAGKKALSDGGITEDIMDELDKRRCGVLIGSALGGMKVFNDAIEALRVSYRKMNPFCVPFATTNMGSAMLAMDLGWMGPNYSISTACATSNFCILNAANHIIRDEADLMLCGGSDAAIIPIGLGGFVACRALSQRNGDPARASRPWDSNRDGFVMGEGAGVLLLEELEHAKQRGATIYAEFLGGSFTCDAYHMTEPHPEGTGVILCIEKALAQSGVSKEDVNYINAHATSTLAGDIKEHQALLHCFGQNPELRVNSTKSMIGHLLGAAGAVEAVATIQAIRTGWVHPNINLENPDEGVDTNKLVGPKKERLDIKVALSNSFGFGGHNSSILFAPYK; from the exons ATGGCGTCATCGACGGTATCGTCATGGGTAATGGGTTCAACATGCATGTCAGTCGTTGAAAGAGAACATGATAAACATTCTTTGTTTGGGATTTCTTCTAAGTCTAAATGCAAATGGGCTTCTCAAACTCGCACCAGGGTTTTGCCCAAGTCCACATCCACTGCTCAAACAG GGGAGGTAATGGCAATTGCTGCCCAACCGGCCATGGAAGTTGCACTAAAGAAGAAACCTCTGACCAAGGAAAGGCGAGTTGTTGTGACAGGGATGGGAGTTGAAACGCCGCTTGGTCATGATCCCCATGAATTTTATGAAAATCTGCTTCAAGGTGTCAGTGGCATAAGTGAGATAGAAGCTTTTGACTGTTCACAGTATCCAACA AGAATTGCTGGAGAGATCAAGTCTTTCTCCACTGATGGCTGGGTTGCACCCAAACTTtctaaaagaatggacaagttcaTGCTTTACATGCTTACGGCTGGTAAGAAAGCACTGTCAGATGGTGGAATTACTGAAGACATTATGGATGAATTGGATAAAAGAAGATGTGGAGTTTTAATTGGCTCTGCTTTGGGTGGAATGAAG GTTTTTAATGATGCAATAGAGGCTTTGAGGGTTTCGTATAGGAAGATGAATCCTTTTTGTGTTCCATTTGCAACTACAAACATGGGTTCTGCCATGCTTGCCATGGACCTG GGATGGATGGGTCCAAATTATTCAATTTCAACAGCATGTGCTACAAGCAACTTCTGCATATTGAATGCTGCTAATCACATCATTAGAGATGAAGCT GACTTGATGCTGTGCGGTGGATCAGATGCAGCAATTATACCAATTG gATTGGGAGGATTTGTTGCATGCAGAGCACTTTCACAGCGAAATGGTGACCCTGCAAGAGCTTCTCGGCCTTGGGATAGT AATCGCGATGGATTTGTTATGGGTGAAGGAGCCGGAGTCCTGCTTCTGGAAGAACTGGAGCATGCCAAG CAAAGAGGTGCAACTATCTATGCTGAATTTCTAGGTGGAAGTTTTACTTGTGATGCTTATCACATGACAGAGCCTCATCCTGAAG GAACTGGAGTCATCCTATGCATAGAGAAGGCATTAGCTCAGTCAGGGGTATCCAAGGAAGATGTAAACTACATTAATGCGCATGCTACATCCACACTAGCAGGAGATATTAAGGAGCATCAAGCTCTTCTCCATTGCTTTGGCCAGAATCCAGAG TTGCGAGTTAACTCCACAAAATCTATGATTGGTCACCTGCTTGGAGCTGCTGGTGCTGTTGAAGCTGTGGCAACTATTCAG GCAATACGAACTGGTTGGGTTCATCCAAATATTAATCTTGAAAACCCAGATGAAGGCGTG GATACAAATAAACTTGTGGGTCCCAAAAAGGAACGACTGGATATCAAGGTGGCATTATCTAATTCATTTGGATTTGGTGGCCACAACTCATCAATCTTATTTGCTCCTTACAAGTAA